A window of the Cystobacter fuscus genome harbors these coding sequences:
- a CDS encoding secreted glycosyl hydrolase, which translates to MIRPILVSMCACLLLAACRDNPVDDPGDNSPVPRGATVPWDEYEAEVGASSGGATLEQTTSGPWLEGTLSGEASGRKAVTLHGPTDAVAWTSRVKANSVLVRYSVPDEKEAHLDVYVNDAKVATLTVNSDFAWLYTGPNNTETHNALPRQQVDELPQNPSTSDENFGLKLPWNSAHHIYDEAHVLLATDGRETINAGDVVKIVSPDASAQLPVTIDFMDLELVPAPLPAPADYVVVSEFTEAAVVRALQDAVNGGKPGIFLPPGDYVMSHVNPAVPKVYVPAGLTVQGAGMWYTRFVPPPPQQVGYNYEFGFRLNGDNITFQDFAIFGTWRNRTARYNKAAADLGNWPWDSYDGIGRAFDRYMHNNAVFKRLWIERMIVGGWVEGGNNLLWEDSRFRNTMADGINLCNGTTNSRIVNCTARNNGDDAFAMWSAITWDKSPIGDTPWVHQPEGPDQGNVIERCTAGLIWRAAGFAVYGGHDNVIKDSVVYDTLRYPGITLDNEFAPQHEFSGLTTLQNITVERCGGRMWWDDDGVHGDESTRRKWGAVWLFAANPYSPAEPYSPIRFQGIRLKDIDIIDPVHYGVLVQTTQGQRIENTEFDGVHIVMDQSGDVGMVADDSHKAPPAPLSGKISTTGSIILKNSSITGHRANSGNQFSKDEVSTGTFSFKDGGGNSWTGDR; encoded by the coding sequence ATGATTCGTCCGATCCTCGTATCGATGTGCGCGTGCCTTCTGCTCGCTGCTTGCCGCGACAACCCTGTCGACGACCCTGGCGACAATTCCCCCGTCCCCCGCGGCGCCACCGTTCCCTGGGACGAGTACGAGGCCGAGGTGGGCGCTTCCTCCGGTGGCGCCACGCTCGAGCAGACCACCAGTGGCCCGTGGCTGGAAGGCACGCTCTCCGGCGAGGCCTCGGGCCGCAAGGCGGTGACGCTGCATGGCCCCACCGATGCGGTCGCGTGGACGAGCCGCGTGAAGGCCAACTCCGTCCTGGTGCGCTACAGCGTGCCGGACGAGAAAGAGGCCCACTTGGATGTGTACGTGAATGACGCGAAGGTCGCCACGCTCACGGTGAACTCGGATTTCGCCTGGCTCTACACCGGACCGAACAACACCGAGACGCACAACGCCCTGCCGCGCCAGCAGGTGGACGAGCTCCCCCAGAACCCGAGCACCAGCGACGAGAATTTTGGCCTGAAGCTGCCTTGGAACTCCGCGCACCACATCTATGACGAGGCGCACGTGCTGCTGGCGACCGATGGCAGGGAGACCATCAACGCGGGCGATGTGGTGAAGATCGTCTCGCCGGATGCCTCCGCGCAACTCCCCGTCACCATCGACTTCATGGACCTCGAGCTCGTGCCGGCGCCGCTCCCCGCCCCGGCGGACTACGTCGTCGTGAGCGAATTCACCGAAGCCGCGGTGGTGCGCGCTCTTCAAGACGCCGTGAATGGCGGCAAACCCGGCATCTTCCTCCCGCCGGGCGATTACGTGATGTCGCACGTGAACCCGGCGGTCCCCAAGGTCTACGTTCCCGCCGGCCTGACCGTCCAGGGCGCTGGCATGTGGTACACGCGCTTCGTACCTCCTCCCCCGCAGCAGGTGGGCTACAACTACGAGTTCGGGTTCCGCCTGAACGGCGACAACATCACCTTCCAGGACTTCGCCATCTTTGGCACCTGGCGCAACCGGACGGCTCGCTACAACAAGGCCGCGGCCGATCTCGGCAACTGGCCGTGGGACAGCTATGACGGGATCGGGCGCGCCTTCGACCGCTACATGCACAACAACGCGGTCTTCAAGCGGCTGTGGATCGAGCGGATGATCGTGGGGGGCTGGGTCGAGGGCGGCAACAACCTGTTGTGGGAGGACAGTCGGTTCCGCAACACCATGGCGGACGGCATCAACCTCTGCAACGGAACCACCAACTCGAGGATCGTGAACTGCACGGCGCGAAACAACGGCGACGATGCCTTCGCCATGTGGTCCGCCATTACCTGGGACAAGTCGCCCATTGGAGACACGCCCTGGGTCCATCAGCCCGAGGGCCCCGATCAGGGCAACGTCATCGAGCGCTGCACCGCGGGCCTGATCTGGCGGGCGGCCGGCTTCGCGGTCTACGGCGGCCACGACAACGTGATCAAGGACTCGGTGGTCTATGACACCCTGCGCTACCCGGGCATCACCTTGGATAACGAGTTCGCGCCCCAGCACGAGTTCTCCGGGCTCACCACCCTCCAGAACATCACGGTCGAGCGCTGCGGAGGCCGCATGTGGTGGGACGACGACGGAGTGCATGGAGATGAGTCCACGCGGCGCAAGTGGGGCGCGGTCTGGTTGTTCGCCGCCAACCCGTACTCTCCCGCCGAGCCGTATTCCCCCATCCGCTTTCAAGGCATCCGTTTGAAGGACATCGATATCATCGATCCCGTTCATTACGGAGTCCTGGTCCAGACCACGCAGGGGCAGCGGATCGAGAACACCGAGTTCGACGGCGTCCATATCGTCATGGACCAATCAGGCGATGTTGGCATGGTGGCTGACGACTCGCACAAGGCACCGCCCGCCCCGCTCAGTGGGAAGATCTCCACCACGGGTTCGATCATCCTCAAGAACTCGAGCATCACCGGCCACCGGGCAAACTCCGGAAACCAGTTCTCGAAAGACGAGGTCTCGACCGGGACGTTCTCGTTCAAGGATGGCGGCGGGAATAGCTGGACGGGCGATCGGTAG
- a CDS encoding glycoside hydrolase family 43 protein — MLTKLRAAAATGLLGAAAGGCATTQRATPADPQFLNQPLISSIYTADPSAHVFDGRIYLYPSHDIEAGVPEDDLGSHFAMRDYHVFSMERVGAEVTDHGVGLRLEDIPWAGRQLWAPDAAYKGGKYFLYFPAKDKQDIFRIGVAVSDRAEGPFKAEPEPINGSFSIDPVVFTDADGQSYMIFGGIWGGQLQRWATGTYEQNGSVTDLKQPDKPALMPKIARMNADMLTFAEAPRDLSIVDEAGKPLLGGDSDRRFFEGSWMHKYQGRYYLSYSTGDTHRLVYAVADNPYGPFTYQGVLLEPVQGWTNHHSIVEHDGKWWLFYHDTQLSGKTHLRNVKVNELDYNPDGSIRTIKPMR; from the coding sequence ATGCTGACCAAACTGCGTGCCGCTGCGGCGACAGGGCTGCTGGGCGCCGCCGCGGGCGGCTGTGCCACGACCCAACGGGCGACGCCCGCTGATCCCCAGTTCCTGAATCAGCCGCTGATTTCGAGCATCTACACCGCCGATCCCTCGGCCCACGTCTTCGACGGCCGCATCTACCTCTACCCGTCCCATGACATCGAGGCGGGAGTGCCCGAGGATGACCTCGGCAGCCATTTCGCCATGCGCGACTACCATGTCTTCTCGATGGAGCGCGTCGGGGCGGAAGTCACCGACCATGGCGTGGGGTTGCGGCTCGAGGACATTCCCTGGGCCGGCCGCCAGCTCTGGGCTCCCGATGCCGCATACAAGGGCGGCAAATACTTCCTGTACTTCCCGGCCAAGGACAAACAGGACATCTTCCGCATCGGCGTAGCGGTCTCTGACCGGGCAGAGGGGCCGTTCAAGGCCGAGCCGGAGCCGATCAATGGCAGCTTCAGCATCGACCCGGTGGTGTTCACCGATGCCGACGGGCAGTCCTACATGATTTTCGGCGGCATCTGGGGCGGCCAACTGCAGCGTTGGGCGACCGGAACCTACGAGCAGAACGGCTCGGTGACCGACCTGAAGCAGCCGGACAAGCCCGCGCTGATGCCCAAGATCGCGCGCATGAACGCCGACATGCTGACGTTCGCCGAGGCTCCACGTGACCTCTCCATCGTCGACGAAGCCGGCAAGCCACTGCTCGGCGGCGATTCCGACCGGCGCTTTTTCGAGGGCTCCTGGATGCACAAGTACCAGGGCCGCTACTACCTGAGCTACTCCACGGGCGACACCCACCGGCTGGTGTACGCGGTCGCCGACAACCCGTACGGACCCTTCACCTATCAGGGTGTGCTCCTGGAGCCGGTGCAGGGCTGGACCAACCACCACTCGATTGTCGAGCACGATGGCAAGTGGTGGCTGTTCTACCACGACACCCAGCTCTCGGGTAAGACGCACCTGCGGAACGTCAAGGTGAATGAGCTGGACTACAATCCTGACGGTTCGATCCGAACGATCAAGCCGATGCGCTGA
- a CDS encoding glycosyltransferase, translating into MFLLLLLLTAVSALYSLNMAVQLRRVMRAMPQIERLKAPPPARWPRVSLVMPARDEERTLESAMRSKLGNTYPELEMVLVDDRSTDATGAIADQFARTEPRLQVVHVEHLPEGWLGKVHALQRGLERASGEWVLFSDADVHLAPGALEKIIAHAEHEGLDHVTVLPQITCSGFLLQLTFSALFRLVCVRTRMWEVSDPRSSASMGIGAFNLVRRSALERTPGLEWLKMEIADDVMFGTMLKRSGAKQAVLNGRNSVSLEFYPSLGAFSRAMEKSGASSPFAALILGNLLLVVLECGFLAGVLSGRPALVLLGGATWALGVGMAWAFSGWAGFSRGPAPLLFLGVLPTAWVSLRSAVLALVRGGVFWRGTFYPTSVVRAGQRLGR; encoded by the coding sequence ATGTTCCTCCTTCTCCTCCTCCTCACCGCGGTCAGTGCCCTCTATTCGCTCAACATGGCCGTTCAGCTGCGCCGGGTCATGCGAGCCATGCCCCAGATCGAGCGGTTGAAGGCGCCGCCGCCCGCGCGGTGGCCTCGGGTGTCGCTGGTCATGCCCGCGCGCGACGAGGAGCGCACGTTGGAGTCCGCCATGCGCTCCAAGCTGGGGAACACCTATCCGGAGCTCGAGATGGTGCTGGTGGATGACCGCTCGACGGATGCGACGGGCGCCATCGCCGACCAGTTCGCCCGGACCGAGCCCCGGCTCCAGGTGGTGCACGTCGAGCACCTGCCGGAGGGCTGGCTCGGGAAGGTGCACGCCCTGCAACGGGGGCTGGAACGCGCGAGCGGCGAGTGGGTCCTCTTCAGCGACGCGGATGTCCACCTGGCCCCGGGAGCCCTGGAGAAGATCATCGCCCACGCGGAGCACGAGGGGCTCGACCATGTCACCGTGTTGCCCCAGATTACCTGCTCCGGATTCCTGCTCCAGCTGACGTTCAGCGCCCTGTTCCGGCTCGTGTGCGTGAGAACCCGGATGTGGGAGGTGTCCGATCCGCGCTCGTCGGCCAGCATGGGAATTGGAGCCTTCAACCTCGTGCGCCGCTCGGCCCTGGAGCGCACCCCCGGGCTGGAGTGGCTGAAGATGGAGATCGCCGACGACGTCATGTTCGGAACGATGCTCAAGCGCTCTGGCGCGAAGCAGGCCGTGCTCAACGGCCGCAACAGCGTGAGCCTCGAGTTCTACCCCTCTCTCGGCGCCTTCTCCCGAGCCATGGAGAAGAGCGGCGCGTCCTCTCCCTTCGCCGCGCTCATCCTGGGCAACCTGCTGCTGGTGGTGCTCGAGTGCGGGTTCCTCGCGGGAGTGCTCTCGGGACGCCCGGCGCTCGTGCTCCTGGGAGGAGCGACCTGGGCACTGGGCGTCGGGATGGCCTGGGCTTTCAGTGGCTGGGCGGGCTTTTCCCGAGGGCCCGCGCCCCTGCTCTTCCTGGGCGTCCTGCCGACCGCCTGGGTCTCGCTCCGCTCGGCCGTGCTGGCGCTCGTGCGAGGGGGGGTCTTCTGGCGAGGGACGTTCTACCCGACGTCCGTGGTGCGTGCCGGACAGCGCCTGGGGCGCTGA
- a CDS encoding serine hydrolase domain-containing protein: protein MRLVHRGLLPLLCLSMLVPACAAPSRGAAAPPPEEPAWSGEGVDAAALRLMKEAGLPGLALAIIENGQVSYVKAYGLRDVEKAAPLRTDTVMYGASLTKAAFAYMVMQLVDEGRVDLDTPIERYLRKPLPEYSKYADLASDARWKRLTPRMLLSHTPGFPNFRFLNPDGKLDFKFDPGTRYAYSGEGINLLQFVLEAGLGLEVGQEMQRRVFDRFDMKRTSMVWRDDFAANVSQGYDEAGKVEPHDQRESVRAAGSMDTTVEDYAKFLAGFMRGEGLSARARAEMLRPQIAISSAHQFPTLLTETDARNEAIALSAGLGVVLFNGRAGPAFFKGGHDDWTDNFALCLERERRCVLLLANSVKGPAVFPSLVDIILGETGMPWRWDYNPPPVE from the coding sequence ATGAGACTCGTCCACCGTGGCCTCTTGCCGCTCCTCTGTCTTTCCATGCTCGTCCCCGCGTGCGCGGCCCCCTCCCGAGGGGCCGCCGCCCCGCCTCCCGAAGAACCCGCGTGGAGCGGAGAGGGGGTGGACGCCGCCGCGCTCCGTCTGATGAAGGAGGCGGGGCTCCCGGGCCTGGCCCTGGCGATCATCGAGAACGGGCAGGTGAGCTACGTGAAGGCCTACGGCCTCCGGGATGTGGAGAAGGCGGCTCCGCTGCGGACCGACACGGTGATGTACGGCGCGTCGCTGACCAAGGCCGCCTTCGCGTACATGGTCATGCAACTGGTCGACGAAGGACGTGTCGACCTGGATACCCCCATCGAGCGCTACCTGCGCAAGCCCCTACCGGAGTACTCGAAGTACGCCGATCTCGCCTCCGACGCGCGCTGGAAGCGGCTGACCCCACGCATGTTGCTGAGCCACACGCCCGGCTTTCCGAACTTCCGCTTCCTCAATCCGGACGGGAAGCTCGACTTCAAGTTCGACCCCGGCACGCGCTACGCGTACTCCGGCGAGGGCATCAACCTGTTGCAGTTCGTGCTCGAAGCCGGCCTGGGACTGGAGGTCGGCCAGGAGATGCAGCGCCGCGTCTTCGACCGCTTCGACATGAAGCGCACCAGCATGGTCTGGCGCGACGACTTCGCGGCCAACGTCTCCCAGGGCTACGATGAGGCGGGCAAGGTCGAGCCCCATGACCAGCGCGAGAGCGTGCGTGCCGCGGGCTCCATGGACACGACGGTCGAGGACTATGCGAAGTTCCTGGCGGGCTTCATGCGGGGCGAGGGCCTGTCCGCCAGGGCACGGGCCGAGATGCTGCGGCCGCAGATCGCCATTTCCTCCGCCCACCAGTTTCCAACGCTGCTGACGGAGACCGATGCGCGAAACGAGGCCATTGCCTTGTCGGCCGGGCTCGGCGTGGTGTTGTTCAACGGGCGCGCCGGCCCCGCCTTCTTCAAGGGAGGTCATGACGACTGGACGGATAACTTCGCCCTCTGCCTCGAACGAGAGAGGCGCTGCGTGCTGTTGTTGGCCAACAGCGTGAAGGGCCCCGCCGTGTTTCCGTCGCTGGTGGACATCATCCTGGGCGAGACGGGGATGCCCTGGCGCTGGGATTACAATCCACCGCCCGTGGAGTGA
- a CDS encoding FAD-dependent oxidoreductase encodes MTTAPHSLQGRGHAVVIGASVTGLITARVLADHFERVTVLDQDTLPDSPVPRRGVPQASHVHNLMARGCQLFEQLFPGLIAELESHGALTFDYGENTRLLFQGRLLPRFRSGVRSVASSRALLEWCMQGRLRALPRLSVRTGTSVTRLHGEKGGRVRGVVLKEGASTDAEQMLEADLVVDASGRGSHAPQWLQALGRALPPEQLIRPGLTYATRWYRVPRNRQVERFGDWVIIGTSPEFPGTPYSGAVCRVEGEQMIATLLGSGNHPMPTDDAGFLALAREIPLPAIAELIQDAEPLSPVHTFRGAINRWRHYEQVAHWPEGLVVLGDAACVFNPAYGQGMTVAGLSALLLDESLRQGDAGMCHTFQKRLAELHQVPWGMVRGDDTLWELGDKATRVQRLTNQVQRQIVGSLFYSDAGTRRFLEVMHMLRSPESMLDKEGLVQVGRGVVSRLARELPPSLRPAWL; translated from the coding sequence ATGACGACAGCTCCCCATTCCCTCCAGGGCCGAGGCCACGCCGTGGTCATCGGCGCCAGCGTCACCGGACTGATCACCGCGCGAGTGCTCGCGGACCACTTCGAGCGGGTGACGGTGCTCGACCAGGACACGCTACCGGACAGCCCCGTGCCCCGGCGCGGCGTGCCCCAGGCCAGCCACGTGCACAACCTCATGGCGCGCGGGTGCCAGCTCTTCGAGCAGCTCTTCCCCGGGCTCATCGCCGAGCTGGAATCCCACGGCGCCCTCACCTTCGACTACGGCGAGAACACCCGCCTCCTCTTCCAGGGACGGTTGCTGCCGCGCTTCCGCTCCGGGGTGCGCTCGGTGGCGAGCAGCCGCGCCCTGCTGGAGTGGTGCATGCAAGGCCGGCTGCGCGCCCTGCCCCGGCTGAGCGTGCGCACGGGCACGTCCGTCACCCGGCTCCACGGGGAGAAGGGCGGCCGGGTACGAGGGGTGGTGCTGAAAGAAGGCGCATCCACGGACGCCGAGCAGATGCTGGAGGCGGACCTCGTGGTGGATGCCAGCGGGCGCGGCTCGCATGCCCCCCAGTGGCTGCAAGCGCTGGGGCGCGCGCTTCCGCCCGAGCAGCTCATCCGTCCCGGTCTGACCTACGCCACCCGCTGGTACCGCGTGCCCCGGAATCGCCAGGTGGAGCGGTTCGGAGACTGGGTCATCATCGGCACGTCGCCCGAGTTCCCCGGCACGCCCTACAGCGGCGCCGTGTGCCGGGTGGAGGGCGAGCAGATGATCGCCACCCTCCTGGGGTCCGGCAACCACCCGATGCCGACGGATGACGCGGGCTTCCTCGCGCTGGCCCGCGAGATCCCCCTGCCCGCCATCGCCGAGCTGATCCAGGACGCCGAGCCCCTCTCTCCCGTCCACACCTTCCGAGGGGCCATCAACCGGTGGCGCCACTACGAGCAGGTCGCCCACTGGCCCGAGGGCCTCGTGGTGCTGGGCGACGCGGCCTGTGTCTTCAACCCGGCCTATGGCCAGGGCATGACCGTGGCGGGCTTGAGCGCCCTGCTGCTGGATGAGAGCCTGCGGCAAGGCGATGCCGGGATGTGCCACACCTTCCAGAAGCGGCTGGCCGAGCTGCACCAGGTGCCCTGGGGCATGGTCCGCGGCGATGACACCTTGTGGGAGCTGGGCGACAAGGCCACGCGGGTGCAGCGGCTCACCAACCAGGTGCAGCGGCAGATCGTGGGCTCGCTCTTCTACTCCGACGCCGGAACCCGGCGCTTCCTCGAGGTCATGCACATGCTGCGCTCCCCCGAGTCGATGCTGGACAAGGAGGGGCTCGTGCAGGTGGGCCGCGGGGTGGTGAGCCGGCTCGCCCGGGAGCTGCCCCCGTCCCTGCGCCCGGCGTGGTTGTAA
- a CDS encoding PQQ-dependent sugar dehydrogenase, translated as MNAMRVLGVAGLLGSGLLGCTHAETAPATRVTTATGTVELPAPYTTDSVRQFSKVVGWPEGKAPVAEGFTVSRYATGLISPRNLYVTPNGDVLVAEANTELRGLMKLGAKLVGYSASQRTGPSANRITLLRDADHDGVPETRTVFLSGLNQPFGMWVLGDSFYVANTDAIWRYPYQPGDTTITGEGKKILDLPAGGYNNHWTRNLLGNPEGTKLYVSVGSGSNVGEHGLANEVRRANVLEINPDGSGERIYASGLRNPVGLSFAPGTRVLWTAVNERDELGDELVPDYLTHVEDGGFYGWPFSYFGAHPDPRVKEQDPELVKRTLVPDVPMGSHTASLGLAFNEGTMFPERFRGGAFIGQHGSWNRSKLSGYQVVFVPFANGQPTGAPEPFLTGFIQDVDKREVHGRPVGVTFLPDGSLLVADDAGDTVWRVSR; from the coding sequence ATGAATGCAATGCGTGTATTGGGAGTGGCGGGGCTGCTGGGCAGTGGACTCCTGGGATGCACCCACGCGGAGACCGCGCCCGCGACCCGGGTGACGACGGCCACGGGGACGGTGGAGTTGCCAGCACCGTACACCACGGACTCGGTGCGCCAGTTCAGCAAGGTCGTGGGCTGGCCCGAGGGTAAGGCTCCGGTGGCCGAGGGCTTCACGGTGAGCCGCTACGCCACCGGGCTGATCAGCCCGCGCAACCTCTACGTCACACCCAACGGGGACGTGCTGGTGGCCGAGGCCAACACCGAGCTGCGCGGCTTGATGAAGCTCGGCGCGAAGCTGGTGGGCTATTCCGCCTCCCAGCGGACCGGGCCCAGCGCCAATCGCATCACGCTGCTGCGCGACGCGGACCATGACGGCGTACCGGAGACGCGCACGGTGTTCCTGTCCGGCCTGAACCAGCCCTTCGGCATGTGGGTGCTGGGCGACTCCTTCTACGTGGCCAACACGGATGCGATCTGGCGCTACCCCTACCAGCCCGGGGACACCACCATCACCGGCGAGGGAAAGAAGATCCTCGACCTGCCCGCGGGCGGCTACAACAACCACTGGACGCGCAACCTCCTGGGCAACCCGGAGGGCACGAAGCTCTACGTGTCGGTGGGCTCGGGCAGCAACGTGGGGGAGCACGGCCTCGCCAACGAGGTCCGCCGCGCCAACGTGCTGGAGATCAATCCGGATGGCTCGGGCGAGCGCATCTACGCCAGTGGCCTGCGCAACCCCGTGGGCCTGAGCTTCGCACCGGGCACGCGCGTGCTGTGGACCGCGGTGAACGAGCGCGACGAGCTGGGCGACGAGCTGGTGCCCGACTACCTCACCCACGTGGAGGACGGGGGCTTCTACGGCTGGCCCTTCAGCTACTTCGGTGCCCACCCCGACCCGCGCGTGAAGGAGCAGGACCCAGAACTCGTGAAGCGCACGCTCGTGCCGGACGTGCCGATGGGCTCGCACACCGCCAGCCTGGGGCTCGCCTTCAACGAGGGAACGATGTTCCCCGAGCGCTTCCGCGGCGGAGCCTTCATCGGCCAGCACGGCTCGTGGAACCGCTCGAAGCTCTCCGGCTACCAGGTGGTCTTCGTCCCGTTCGCCAACGGCCAGCCCACCGGAGCGCCCGAGCCGTTCCTCACGGGCTTCATCCAGGACGTGGACAAGCGCGAGGTCCACGGCCGGCCCGTGGGCGTGACCTTCCTTCCGGATGGCTCGCTCCTGGTGGCGGACGATGCCGGCGACACCGTGTGGCGGGTGAGCCGGTAG
- a CDS encoding glycoside hydrolase family 11 protein: MTLTRLKRFALSYALTVVFVLASAGSAQAQSVCNNQTGTHNGYFYTMWKDSGSGCLNLGSDGNYSITWSLGSSGNMVVGKGWATGSTNRVIGYNAGVFNPGSNGYLTLYGWSTNPLIEYYVVDNWGSFTPPGGAAILGTVTTDGGTYNIYRTQRVNAPSIEGTRTFYQYWSVRTSKRPTGTNNTITFANHVNAWQHLGMNLGTMNYQVLATEGFGSNGSSNVTVWQQ, encoded by the coding sequence ATGACACTCACGCGGTTGAAGAGGTTTGCGCTGTCGTACGCTCTGACTGTTGTATTCGTCCTGGCTTCTGCTGGAAGCGCGCAGGCGCAGAGCGTGTGCAACAATCAAACGGGCACCCACAACGGGTACTTCTATACGATGTGGAAGGACTCCGGGTCGGGCTGCCTGAACCTGGGCAGCGATGGCAACTACAGCATCACCTGGAGCCTCGGCTCGAGCGGCAACATGGTGGTTGGGAAGGGCTGGGCCACGGGCTCGACCAACCGGGTGATCGGCTACAACGCCGGAGTCTTCAACCCCGGCTCGAACGGCTATCTGACGCTCTATGGCTGGTCGACGAACCCGCTGATCGAGTACTACGTCGTCGATAACTGGGGCAGCTTCACTCCGCCCGGCGGCGCCGCGATCCTGGGCACCGTCACCACCGACGGCGGCACCTACAACATCTACCGGACCCAGCGGGTCAACGCCCCCTCCATCGAGGGCACCCGAACCTTCTACCAGTACTGGAGCGTGCGGACCTCCAAGCGCCCCACCGGCACCAACAACACCATCACCTTCGCCAATCACGTCAACGCCTGGCAGCACCTGGGCATGAACCTCGGAACCATGAACTATCAGGTCCTGGCGACCGAGGGCTTCGGCAGCAACGGCAGCTCCAACGTCACTGTCTGGCAGCAGTAG
- a CDS encoding cytochrome P450: protein MSAQQTNPSENRPEVQFNPYAPGYDVNPHPALEKLRAVAPIFYWEQGRCWVVSRYEDGLTVLRDDKRFSPNRDDWEFASVLGSDALIPEMEELNKNGLFALGERNHARVRRLVSPAFTPRATERLRPEIQAIVDEILDSMAAKGRLNMVHEFSERIPARVIGSMLKIPKGNEELFLDFTNAVAKSVFAGALAPEELAPLRRQIREGIVLVTETIEDRRRNPQENDILTTLIQTEEQGDKLNKQELLALVSSLIVGGFETTVHLFSFCVYNLLQHPEVFAELRTRPELTKNLVEEVLRFDNFVKMGPARYALEDMELGGMPIKKGQMLVVLVGSALRDERAFDKADVFDVQRNASAGIAFGHGAHYCLGANLARLMGQIAMGTLVRRFPELRLVKQPSFGPHSLMRKMEVLEVDLGSPSA from the coding sequence ATGTCCGCCCAGCAGACGAACCCGAGCGAGAACCGGCCCGAGGTGCAGTTCAATCCCTACGCGCCCGGGTATGACGTGAATCCCCATCCCGCGCTCGAGAAGCTGCGGGCGGTGGCGCCCATCTTCTACTGGGAGCAGGGGCGCTGCTGGGTCGTCAGCCGGTATGAGGATGGCCTCACCGTGCTCCGCGATGACAAGCGTTTCTCACCCAACCGGGACGATTGGGAGTTCGCCTCGGTGCTGGGCTCCGACGCGCTCATTCCCGAGATGGAGGAGCTGAACAAGAACGGGCTGTTCGCCCTGGGCGAGCGCAACCATGCCCGTGTGCGCAGGCTCGTCAGCCCGGCGTTCACCCCGCGCGCCACCGAGCGGCTGCGTCCGGAGATCCAGGCCATCGTCGATGAGATCCTCGACTCCATGGCGGCGAAGGGCCGGCTGAACATGGTCCATGAGTTCTCGGAGCGCATCCCGGCGCGGGTCATCGGCTCCATGCTGAAGATCCCCAAGGGGAATGAGGAGCTGTTCCTGGACTTCACCAACGCGGTGGCCAAGAGCGTCTTCGCCGGTGCGCTCGCGCCCGAGGAGCTGGCGCCCCTGCGCCGGCAGATCCGCGAGGGGATCGTCCTGGTGACGGAGACGATCGAGGACCGGCGCCGCAACCCACAGGAGAACGACATCCTGACGACGCTCATCCAGACGGAGGAGCAGGGAGACAAGCTCAACAAGCAGGAGCTGCTCGCGCTGGTGTCCTCGCTCATCGTGGGAGGCTTCGAGACCACCGTCCACCTGTTCTCCTTCTGCGTGTACAACCTGTTGCAGCACCCCGAGGTGTTCGCCGAGCTGAGGACCAGGCCCGAGCTGACCAAGAACCTGGTCGAGGAGGTCCTGCGCTTCGACAACTTCGTGAAGATGGGGCCCGCCCGCTACGCCCTGGAGGACATGGAGCTGGGGGGAATGCCCATCAAGAAGGGGCAGATGCTGGTGGTCCTGGTCGGCAGCGCGCTGCGCGACGAACGTGCGTTCGACAAGGCCGATGTCTTCGACGTCCAGCGCAACGCGAGCGCGGGCATCGCGTTCGGACACGGGGCGCACTACTGCCTCGGGGCGAACCTGGCTCGGCTCATGGGGCAGATCGCCATGGGGACCCTGGTGCGCCGGTTCCCGGAGCTTCGGCTCGTGAAGCAGCCCTCGTTCGGGCCGCACTCCCTCATGCGCAAGATGGAAGTGCTCGAGGTCGATCTGGGCTCGCCCTCGGCGTGA